A DNA window from Ketobacter sp. MCCC 1A13808 contains the following coding sequences:
- a CDS encoding STAS domain-containing protein, with the protein MPVESTLSSDGKALTIGISGRFDFEIVQEFRSAYAEHNNLDYIIDMRACEHMDSSALGMLLNMRKSLGDNARISLINCRPQIKKILTISRFDKKFIIE; encoded by the coding sequence ATGCCTGTAGAAAGTACCCTTTCCAGCGATGGAAAAGCCCTTACCATTGGTATCAGTGGCCGCTTTGATTTCGAAATCGTGCAAGAATTCCGGAGTGCCTATGCGGAGCACAATAACCTAGATTACATAATCGACATGAGGGCCTGCGAACACATGGACAGCTCGGCTCTGGGTATGTTGCTGAATATGCGCAAAAGCCTGGGAGACAACGCCCGAATATCATTAATTAATTGTCGCCCTCAGATCAAAAAAATTCTGACCATTTCCCGTTTCGATAAAAAGTTCATCATTGAATAA
- a CDS encoding fused response regulator/phosphatase, translated as MNKVDEDISDSQESAKAMKILVVDDTEANRRLLGWMLEDEGHTVQEAENGELAVALFKETNPDLVLMDVMMPIMDGFEATKAIKEYLGGKHVPIIFLTALSDDASLAKCLSIGGDDFLSKPINEQVLQAKIKAHSRIKDLNEQLNEQNAKLTKMHQLTEHEHKIAKTVFEGALAASKLDDPNIRHYISPAATFNGDLLLAAYSPSGGLYTLMADFTGHGLPAAIGAVPLSQVFFDATEQGVSVSSIARDLNRSLEKFLPDDMFAAAAIAELNAEGTRVTLWMGGMPDAILTDHKGRLKQKIQSAHMPLGILEDHEFEREPFILEVETNDRLYVYTDGIPEALNCNGVMYGEERLLQHFSSSKPNAFNELISDVIDYTGHKGQIDDITLLELTCRPVQSDQVNPAPTFDAAHTLPWQFRMTLTAKELCQGHSPVGQLTDMVGNAPGIEAHKDYLHTILTELFANALEHGILKLDSDLKRTEQGYLDYYQQRAHKLRSLNQGELEINIRFYVNDHTGYLMIQLDDSGPGFDINSRNATGDNDSFGRGIELIESLCDSVTYSQNGTRVEVTYRIDD; from the coding sequence TTGAATAAAGTCGATGAAGACATCAGTGACAGCCAGGAATCGGCTAAAGCGATGAAAATTTTAGTGGTGGACGACACGGAGGCCAATCGTCGGTTACTCGGCTGGATGCTAGAAGACGAAGGTCACACAGTGCAGGAGGCGGAGAACGGCGAACTGGCCGTCGCGCTGTTCAAGGAGACGAATCCCGACCTGGTTCTGATGGATGTCATGATGCCTATTATGGATGGGTTTGAAGCCACCAAAGCGATCAAAGAATATCTGGGCGGCAAGCACGTACCAATTATCTTTTTAACCGCTTTATCGGATGATGCCTCGCTGGCAAAATGCTTATCTATTGGTGGCGATGATTTTCTTAGCAAACCCATTAACGAACAGGTGTTACAGGCAAAAATCAAAGCGCACAGCCGAATCAAAGATCTGAATGAACAGCTCAATGAACAAAACGCCAAACTCACTAAGATGCACCAGCTCACAGAACACGAACACAAGATTGCCAAAACCGTATTCGAAGGCGCACTGGCAGCCAGTAAGCTGGATGACCCCAATATCCGCCATTACATCTCCCCCGCCGCCACTTTCAATGGAGACCTGTTATTAGCGGCTTATAGCCCATCCGGGGGCCTCTATACATTAATGGCTGATTTCACCGGCCATGGTTTACCGGCTGCAATCGGCGCGGTACCGCTTTCGCAGGTATTTTTCGATGCAACAGAACAAGGGGTCTCCGTCAGCAGTATCGCCCGCGACCTCAACCGAAGCCTCGAAAAGTTTTTACCCGATGACATGTTTGCCGCTGCGGCGATTGCCGAGCTGAACGCAGAAGGCACTCGGGTCACCCTATGGATGGGCGGTATGCCCGACGCGATATTGACTGATCATAAAGGTCGCTTGAAACAAAAAATACAATCCGCGCATATGCCACTCGGCATCTTGGAGGATCATGAATTTGAGAGAGAACCTTTCATTCTTGAAGTGGAAACAAACGACAGGCTATATGTATATACTGACGGCATTCCCGAGGCACTAAACTGTAACGGCGTAATGTACGGCGAAGAAAGGCTGCTGCAACACTTCAGCAGTAGTAAGCCCAATGCATTTAACGAATTGATTAGCGATGTCATTGATTATACCGGCCACAAAGGGCAAATCGACGACATTACTTTGCTGGAACTCACCTGTCGCCCGGTGCAATCGGACCAGGTCAACCCCGCTCCAACATTTGATGCAGCCCACACTCTCCCTTGGCAGTTCAGGATGACGTTGACGGCAAAGGAATTATGTCAGGGCCACTCCCCGGTTGGACAATTAACGGACATGGTGGGTAATGCTCCCGGCATCGAAGCCCACAAAGATTACCTCCACACCATATTGACGGAGCTGTTTGCAAACGCGTTAGAGCATGGCATTCTGAAATTAGATTCTGACCTGAAACGTACCGAACAGGGATACCTGGATTACTACCAGCAACGGGCACACAAGCTCAGATCACTCAACCAGGGTGAACTAGAAATAAACATCCGCTTTTATGTCAACGACCACACAGGTTATCTAATGATTCAGCTGGATGACAGCGGACCCGGTTTCGATATAAACAGCCGCAATGCAACGGGAGACAATGACTCCTTCGGCCGTGGAATTGAGTTGATTGAGTCTTTATGTGACAGCGTTACTTATAGTCAGAACGGGACCCGGGTGGAAGTGACCTATCGTATTGATGACTAG